The Tenacibaculum jejuense genome includes a window with the following:
- a CDS encoding AAA family ATPase — MKYTEIKTLGALKEAGCKSISIKDELRNNLIKKLKNQETVFEGVWGYENSVIPELETAILSKHNINLLGLRGQAKTRLARLMVTLLDEYVPVVGGSEINDDPFNPLSRFAKELIADRGDDTPITWLHRDERFFEKLATPDVTVADLIGDIDPIKAMNLKLNYADDRVIHFGMIPRANRCIFVINEIPDLQARIQVSLFNILQEGDIQIRGFKLRLPLDIQFIFTANPEDYTNRGSIVTPLKDRIGSQILTHYPKSVDIAEKITEQEAKILQGQKDTVCVPKLAKRLVEQISFEARESEYVDVKSGVSARMSISIFENLLSTAERRSLLTEDDKTSIRLLDFFGTIPAITGKIELVYEGEQEGADVVAQSLISNAVKTIFVELFPEIKKLKREDEETPYDGISQWFYSKDAIELLDDMDDAYFKEQLDSITPLNGLIHKYQPEFPKEDLYFLKEFILWALSEYKILNKERFTTGFQFNDPLANYIRGI, encoded by the coding sequence ATGAAGTATACCGAAATAAAAACATTAGGCGCTTTAAAAGAAGCAGGTTGTAAATCGATTTCTATTAAAGATGAGTTAAGAAATAATTTAATTAAAAAACTAAAAAATCAAGAAACTGTTTTTGAAGGTGTTTGGGGTTACGAAAACTCAGTAATTCCAGAGCTAGAAACAGCAATTTTGTCTAAACATAATATAAATCTCTTAGGATTAAGAGGGCAAGCTAAAACCAGATTAGCTCGTTTAATGGTTACTTTATTAGACGAATATGTTCCCGTTGTTGGAGGTTCAGAAATTAATGACGATCCTTTCAATCCTCTATCTCGTTTTGCAAAAGAATTAATTGCAGATCGTGGAGATGATACACCAATTACTTGGTTACATAGAGATGAACGTTTCTTTGAAAAGTTAGCAACTCCAGATGTAACTGTAGCAGACTTAATTGGTGATATTGATCCGATTAAAGCCATGAACTTAAAATTGAATTATGCAGATGATCGAGTAATTCACTTCGGAATGATTCCAAGAGCAAATCGCTGTATTTTTGTAATTAATGAAATTCCCGATTTACAGGCTCGAATTCAAGTTTCTCTATTCAATATACTTCAAGAAGGAGATATTCAAATACGAGGCTTTAAATTGCGTTTACCGCTAGATATTCAGTTTATTTTTACTGCAAATCCAGAAGATTACACAAATAGAGGTAGTATTGTTACGCCATTAAAAGATAGAATTGGATCGCAGATTTTAACTCATTATCCGAAATCAGTAGATATTGCAGAGAAAATTACAGAACAAGAAGCTAAAATTTTACAAGGACAAAAAGACACTGTTTGCGTACCTAAATTAGCTAAAAGATTAGTTGAACAAATTAGTTTTGAAGCCAGAGAAAGTGAATATGTAGATGTAAAAAGTGGCGTAAGTGCTCGTATGAGTATTTCGATATTTGAAAATTTATTGAGTACAGCAGAGCGCAGAAGTTTGTTAACTGAAGATGATAAAACATCAATACGATTATTAGATTTCTTTGGTACAATTCCTGCAATTACAGGAAAAATTGAATTGGTATACGAAGGTGAACAAGAAGGAGCAGATGTTGTAGCGCAGTCTTTAATTAGTAATGCTGTAAAAACAATTTTTGTTGAACTTTTCCCAGAAATCAAAAAGCTAAAGAGAGAAGATGAAGAAACTCCTTATGATGGAATTTCTCAATGGTTCTATTCAAAAGATGCAATTGAATTATTAGATGATATGGATGATGCTTATTTTAAAGAACAACTAGATAGCATAACGCCTCTAAATGGTTTAATACATAAATATCAACCAGAATTTCCTAAAGAAGATTTATATTTCTTAAAAGAGTTTATTCTTTGGGCTTTGTCTGAATATAAAATTTTAAATAAAGAGCGTTTTACAACAGGTTTTCAATTTAACGACCCTTTAGCAAATTATATCAGAGGAATATAA